One genomic region from Methanobrevibacter arboriphilus JCM 13429 = DSM 1125 encodes:
- a CDS encoding TfuA-related McrA-glycine thioamidation protein, translated as MDEKKIIIFTGPSLSIEEASKILKADYREPIQRGDILKAMQDSPDIIGIIDGVFHQSPAVGHKEIIEAINKGITIVGGGSMGALRASELDSLGMKGIGYVYNEYSSGNIESDDDVAIVFDSATGEPFSEALVNVDYKFKEAVKSGIINDDERKELISVAKSIYYPKRTYYNIFKNSSIDEGKKEKLIDFIVELVDVKKQDAIAVLKYIKDLK; from the coding sequence ATGGATGAAAAAAAGATAATAATATTTACTGGGCCTTCACTATCGATTGAAGAAGCATCTAAAATATTAAAAGCAGATTACCGAGAACCAATTCAAAGGGGAGATATTTTAAAAGCAATGCAAGATTCTCCAGATATTATTGGTATAATAGATGGTGTTTTTCATCAAAGTCCTGCTGTTGGACATAAAGAAATTATAGAAGCTATAAACAAGGGGATAACAATAGTTGGTGGAGGAAGTATGGGTGCTCTTAGAGCATCTGAGTTAGATAGTCTTGGAATGAAGGGAATTGGATATGTTTATAATGAATACTCATCAGGAAACATTGAATCTGATGATGATGTAGCTATTGTTTTTGACAGTGCAACTGGAGAGCCATTTTCTGAAGCATTGGTAAATGTTGATTATAAATTTAAAGAAGCAGTGAAATCAGGCATTATTAATGATGATGAAAGAAAAGAATTAATAAGTGTAGCTAAATCCATTTATTATCCTAAAAGAACATATTACAATATTTTTAAAAACTCAAGTATTGATGAAGGAAAAAAAGAAAAATTAATAGATTTTATTGTTGAACTTGTTGATGTTAAAAAACAAGACGCAATAGCTGTTTTAAAATACATAAAAGATTTAAAATGA
- a CDS encoding class III signal peptide-containing protein, producing the protein MVNLNFVSLKSKFFSLKLDMLIFDESGQSSAELILLIGGMIVIVLIAMSFYKSYILSIGDEISSNELNNINKSIESIHSKF; encoded by the coding sequence ATGGTTAATTTGAATTTTGTTAGTTTGAAGTCTAAATTTTTTAGTTTGAAGCTTGATATGTTAATATTTGATGAAAGTGGACAGTCAAGTGCTGAATTGATTCTTTTAATTGGTGGTATGATTGTGATTGTTTTAATCGCTATGTCTTTTTATAAAAGCTATATTTTAAGTATTGGGGATGAAATCAGCTCTAATGAACTTAATAATATCAATAAGTCTATTGAAAGTATTCATTCAAAGTTTTGA
- a CDS encoding M24 family metallopeptidase: MKDKTINDRTKSILNRMDEKDYDGMLLTQFNNIKYVSNYLPSSFAICLLKEDPVIFTTAMDKELASNSSWIEVEEFKSISELKEVFNKENLKKIAIEGNLPVSSYKKLCADKTKKESWELSVEDFLEKERMIKSNNEIKMIKKATDIAHKSFIELDIREKQENSITDWEIAYELGYLIRSNGASEESFETIVATGSNSSLPHATIENRKLEDLILMDWGSKCNGYCSDTSRTMIDYNNEKQKEVFDIVLEAYNKAIKTVKAGKIACEIDNVARSIIGDYGYSENFIHSTGHSLGLNIHETPSISKKDKTVLEENMVVTIEPGIYLEGEFGVRIEDTIVVGKHKAEIIGNLPYEL; the protein is encoded by the coding sequence TTGAAAGATAAGACTATTAATGATAGGACTAAGAGTATTTTAAATAGAATGGATGAAAAAGATTATGATGGAATGCTTCTAACTCAGTTTAATAATATTAAATATGTTTCCAATTATCTTCCTTCGAGTTTTGCAATATGTCTTTTAAAAGAAGATCCTGTCATATTTACAACAGCTATGGATAAAGAATTAGCTTCAAATTCATCATGGATTGAAGTAGAGGAATTTAAATCAATTTCAGAATTAAAAGAAGTTTTCAATAAAGAAAATCTTAAAAAGATAGCTATTGAAGGAAATCTTCCTGTAAGTTCTTATAAAAAATTATGCGCCGATAAAACAAAAAAAGAGAGTTGGGAATTGTCTGTTGAAGATTTTTTAGAAAAAGAACGCATGATCAAATCTAATAATGAAATTAAAATGATAAAAAAAGCAACAGATATTGCTCATAAATCTTTTATAGAATTGGATATTCGTGAAAAACAAGAAAATTCAATAACTGACTGGGAAATAGCTTATGAACTTGGCTACTTAATTAGAAGTAATGGGGCTAGTGAGGAATCTTTTGAAACAATCGTTGCTACTGGATCAAATTCATCCCTTCCTCATGCAACTATTGAAAATAGGAAACTTGAGGATTTAATTTTAATGGATTGGGGTTCTAAGTGTAATGGCTATTGTTCTGATACAAGTAGAACTATGATTGATTATAATAATGAAAAACAAAAAGAAGTTTTTGATATAGTTCTTGAAGCTTATAATAAGGCAATTAAGACAGTAAAAGCTGGAAAAATTGCTTGTGAGATTGATAATGTAGCTAGGTCCATAATTGGGGATTATGGTTATAGTGAAAATTTTATTCATTCAACTGGCCATAGTTTAGGTCTTAATATTCATGAAACACCGAGTATTTCTAAAAAAGATAAAACTGTTTTAGAAGAGAATATGGTTGTTACAATAGAACCTGGAATATATTTGGAAGGGGAATTTGGTGTTAGAATAGAGGATACTATTGTTGTTGGTAAACATAAAGCTGAAATTATTGGAAATCTCCCTTATGAACTTTAA
- a CDS encoding type II secretion system F family protein, producing MIINDLIYLISKFIDDKIPKKYSISFQEILLVSGIFTVASEILAILIIFVVFLLILFIFLSIIFNFDLLISIVLAIAIPPGFLACIIIYKSEKRSENVEKSIPDFLRQLASMLRVGLSFENAMEELSKYGSGPLYDEIKRSVIEIKMGRDFNESMVAISARLKSKNLERTFKLIIEAKKTGGNLADIIENVSDDLRELNALKRDRKSSVMMAVIFLVISAVIAAPFALGMIGIYSSFMTSLGKGSELIETSKIAAGSYIIIHSILAGLIISLVMYGNVKKGIKFSIPLLIIAYSLFYIISNFGSYFLAI from the coding sequence GTGATTATAAATGATTTAATTTATTTAATTTCTAAATTTATTGATGATAAAATCCCTAAAAAATATTCAATTAGTTTTCAAGAGATTTTATTAGTAAGTGGAATATTTACTGTAGCTTCAGAGATTTTAGCTATATTAATTATTTTTGTAGTATTTTTATTAATCTTATTCATATTTTTATCTATTATTTTTAATTTTGATTTATTAATATCAATAGTGCTTGCAATAGCTATCCCTCCTGGATTTTTAGCATGTATTATAATATATAAATCTGAAAAAAGAAGTGAAAATGTAGAAAAATCGATTCCTGATTTTTTAAGACAATTAGCTTCAATGTTGAGAGTAGGTTTAAGTTTTGAAAATGCAATGGAAGAATTATCTAAATATGGGTCTGGTCCATTATATGATGAGATAAAACGTTCAGTAATTGAGATAAAAATGGGTAGAGATTTTAATGAAAGTATGGTGGCAATATCAGCTAGATTAAAGTCTAAAAATCTTGAAAGAACTTTTAAGTTGATAATTGAAGCTAAAAAAACTGGTGGAAATTTAGCTGATATAATTGAAAATGTATCGGATGATTTAAGAGAATTAAATGCTTTAAAAAGAGATAGAAAGTCAAGCGTAATGATGGCAGTTATTTTTTTAGTGATTTCTGCTGTTATCGCTGCTCCATTTGCTCTGGGTATGATTGGAATTTATTCTTCTTTTATGACAAGTCTTGGTAAAGGTAGTGAACTCATTGAAACTTCAAAAATAGCTGCAGGGTCTTATATTATTATTCATTCTATTTTAGCTGGTTTAATTATTAGTTTAGTAATGTATGGTAATGTTAAAAAAGGAATAAAATTTTCAATTCCTTTATTGATAATAGCTTATAGTTTATTTTACATAATAAGCAATTTTGGATCTTATTTTTTAGCAATTTAA
- a CDS encoding lactaldehyde dehydrogenase produces the protein MKMLINGEFKSKEELFDVKNPYNNEIVDTVPIGDRGDVKLAISAANKAKKELNDFSSKKVSEGLYSAYESLKSEKKSLAKLITKETGKPIKDSIGEMERSVETLKFAAEEAKRIYGETVPLDAGIGGKGFFAFTQKIPLGVVAAITPFNYPVNLAIHKIAPAIAAKNTTILKPSLQAPLAAMRLVEIISQEFPDGVINTVTGFGGEIGDELTVNDDIDKISFTGSVATGLLISNRAGMKKITLELGGNDPLIVLEDADIEKSVKAAVLGSYLYSGQVCMAVKRIIVDEVIADEFIDLFVKETEKLKIGDPMDPKTDIGPLIDEDAAKMVEQSVVRSYKRGARLLTGGNRDGNFFEPTILDNITSDMDIVVNETFGPVSPIIRVNGVEEAISAANNSEFGLQAGVFTESLKNALKCANEIEAGSVFINKQSTFRTDNMPFGGFKMSGMGKEGVKYAVNDMTRSKLIAMNLR, from the coding sequence ATGAAAATGCTAATTAATGGAGAATTTAAATCTAAAGAAGAACTTTTTGATGTTAAAAATCCATATAATAATGAAATTGTAGATACAGTTCCTATTGGTGATAGGGGAGATGTTAAACTTGCTATTTCTGCTGCAAATAAAGCAAAAAAAGAACTAAATGATTTTTCTTCAAAAAAAGTATCTGAAGGATTGTATTCTGCTTATGAATCTTTAAAAAGTGAAAAAAAATCATTAGCTAAGTTAATAACAAAAGAAACAGGAAAACCAATCAAAGATTCTATAGGTGAGATGGAAAGATCAGTTGAAACTTTAAAATTTGCTGCAGAAGAAGCTAAAAGAATTTATGGAGAAACTGTACCTTTAGATGCAGGGATTGGTGGAAAAGGATTTTTTGCTTTTACTCAAAAGATTCCTTTAGGTGTTGTTGCAGCTATTACTCCTTTTAATTATCCTGTAAATTTAGCTATTCATAAAATTGCCCCAGCGATTGCTGCAAAAAATACAACCATATTAAAACCATCACTTCAAGCTCCTCTTGCTGCCATGAGGCTTGTTGAGATTATATCTCAAGAATTTCCAGATGGTGTTATTAATACTGTCACTGGCTTTGGTGGGGAAATTGGAGATGAGTTAACAGTAAATGATGATATAGATAAAATTTCTTTTACTGGTAGTGTAGCTACTGGGCTTTTAATTTCAAATCGAGCTGGAATGAAAAAGATAACATTGGAACTTGGTGGAAATGATCCTTTAATTGTCCTTGAAGATGCTGACATTGAAAAATCTGTGAAAGCTGCTGTTTTAGGTTCTTATCTTTATTCTGGTCAAGTTTGTATGGCTGTTAAGAGAATTATTGTTGATGAAGTTATAGCTGATGAATTCATTGACTTATTTGTTAAGGAAACTGAAAAACTTAAAATAGGAGATCCAATGGATCCTAAAACTGACATTGGTCCTTTAATTGATGAAGATGCGGCTAAGATGGTTGAACAGTCTGTTGTTAGGTCTTATAAAAGAGGCGCTAGACTTTTAACTGGTGGAAATCGTGATGGTAACTTTTTTGAGCCAACTATTCTGGACAATATAACTTCTGACATGGATATTGTTGTAAATGAGACTTTTGGTCCTGTTTCACCTATAATTCGGGTTAATGGTGTTGAAGAAGCTATATCTGCAGCTAATAATTCTGAATTTGGGCTTCAAGCTGGTGTGTTTACTGAAAGTCTTAAGAATGCTTTAAAATGTGCAAATGAAATTGAGGCAGGTTCTGTTTTTATCAATAAACAATCTACTTTTAGAACCGATAACATGCCATTTGGTGGATTTAAAATGAGTGGGATGGGAAAAGAAGGAGTTAAATATGCTGTTAATGATATGACTAGATCTAAATTAATTGCTATGAACTTAAGATAA
- a CDS encoding YcaO-related McrA-glycine thioamidation protein, protein MFSDIQISYFSCTHRAIEPSKTIAEYKDKLKIAGITRVTDITHLDRIGIPVFSAIRPTAQDGGVSIYAGKGAKKDQAKASAMMEGFERYSAEKQSIDDENSKLATLSEMDGEKFIHPDDLIISNEVKSLDFEKERKIEWTLTKDIITENDYYIPSNAIFHPYIPKDAKNTSAIFKGNTNGLASGNVLEEAVLHGMLEVIERDAWSIFELTKKNKKCINIDNIENPLINELLEKFKKESINIKLMDLTADIAIPTIAATADDTILKDPALLTLGIGTHLNPEIAVMRALTEVAQSRATQIHGTREDTSRAVLMRKAGYERMKKINKHYFEEQENDDIVDLSDIEDKSTDSLKKDIEITTNELKRNNIDKILFKNLTRKEIGINVVRVIIPGTENFSIDPDRVGKRWMKFK, encoded by the coding sequence ATGTTTTCAGATATCCAAATTAGCTATTTTTCATGTACACACAGAGCTATAGAACCTTCTAAAACAATAGCTGAATATAAAGACAAGTTAAAAATAGCTGGAATAACTAGAGTTACTGATATAACCCACTTAGACAGAATAGGAATTCCTGTATTTTCAGCTATTCGACCCACAGCACAAGATGGAGGGGTGAGTATTTATGCTGGAAAAGGAGCTAAAAAAGACCAAGCTAAAGCATCAGCTATGATGGAAGGCTTTGAAAGATACTCTGCAGAAAAACAAAGCATTGATGATGAAAACTCCAAATTAGCTACTTTAAGTGAGATGGATGGTGAGAAATTTATCCATCCAGATGATCTGATTATATCAAATGAAGTTAAAAGTTTGGACTTTGAAAAAGAAAGAAAGATAGAATGGACTCTAACAAAAGATATAATCACAGAAAATGATTATTATATTCCATCTAATGCGATTTTTCATCCATATATTCCTAAAGATGCGAAAAACACATCAGCTATTTTTAAAGGAAACACCAATGGTTTAGCTTCTGGAAATGTTCTAGAAGAAGCTGTTCTTCATGGAATGCTTGAAGTAATAGAAAGGGATGCCTGGAGTATTTTTGAGTTAACTAAGAAAAATAAAAAATGTATAAATATTGATAATATAGAAAATCCTTTAATCAATGAATTACTTGAAAAGTTTAAAAAAGAATCTATCAATATAAAACTCATGGATTTAACTGCAGATATAGCCATTCCAACAATTGCAGCTACAGCAGATGACACAATACTTAAAGACCCTGCACTTTTAACACTTGGAATTGGTACTCATTTAAACCCAGAAATTGCAGTTATGAGAGCTTTAACTGAAGTAGCACAAAGTAGAGCTACACAAATCCATGGGACAAGAGAAGATACTTCAAGAGCAGTTTTAATGCGTAAAGCTGGTTATGAACGTATGAAAAAAATCAATAAACATTATTTTGAAGAACAAGAAAACGATGATATAGTTGATTTAAGTGATATTGAGGATAAAAGTACTGATTCATTGAAAAAAGATATAGAAATAACAACTAATGAATTGAAAAGGAATAATATCGATAAAATATTATTTAAAAATCTTACAAGAAAAGAAATTGGAATAAATGTAGTTAGGGTAATTATTCCAGGAACTGAAAACTTTTCAATTGATCCTGATAGAGTTGGGAAACGTTGGATGAAATTTAAATAG
- a CDS encoding site-2 protease family protein, whose amino-acid sequence MFKFSSNEIRDLFISFFIISLAFSILYSRLDFTNILNILPMVMVGVGLGFILHEVAHKISAMRYGYWAEYKTWTPGLFIALVSSAFGFIFAAPGAVHIYGQYMTDRENGIISISGPLTNIILSLIFLAVALMLGNTYIGLFNPLIAVPLWVNILFQTCLLGFSINAFLALFNLIPIGILDGAKVFRWDPFIWLASVIVAGIMVYFSFTGFFFN is encoded by the coding sequence ATGTTTAAATTTAGTTCTAATGAAATAAGAGACTTATTTATATCATTTTTTATAATTTCCTTAGCCTTTTCAATTCTTTACTCTAGGTTAGATTTTACAAATATACTCAATATACTGCCTATGGTAATGGTTGGTGTGGGATTAGGATTCATACTTCACGAAGTAGCACACAAAATAAGTGCAATGAGATATGGTTATTGGGCAGAATATAAAACTTGGACACCAGGATTATTCATAGCACTGGTAAGTTCAGCATTTGGTTTTATCTTTGCAGCTCCAGGAGCAGTTCATATTTATGGACAATATATGACTGATAGAGAAAATGGAATAATCTCTATATCTGGACCTTTAACAAATATAATTCTATCTCTAATCTTCTTAGCTGTAGCTTTGATGCTAGGTAATACCTACATTGGATTGTTTAATCCATTGATAGCTGTTCCATTATGGGTAAATATATTATTCCAAACATGCCTACTAGGTTTTTCAATCAATGCATTTTTAGCATTATTCAACTTAATACCAATTGGAATATTAGATGGAGCTAAAGTATTTAGATGGGATCCATTTATATGGTTAGCTAGTGTAATAGTAGCAGGAATTATGGTTTATTTCTCATTTACAGGATTCTTTTTTAATTAA
- a CDS encoding transcriptional regulator, whose product METMNRNQVIQEISQLLSGGGFETSQVYYQSCFDMAARKKLLLILLKVLVNIDSVNEAHVQEIRKVASTFLASPLVVGVKSKTHKLEEDVVYERHGLPVIGIDTLKNIILYDEYPEFLADRGGYYVNINGNILKEYRDEYSLSLKDLADLAHVSRETIYKYENDMVRANPETAMILEDILNMKITVDIDLFNIKSDKTDFNKISSDNSINNEKTKDLANLGFGVLETKSTPFDALAIEKGVNDYSTEENPLIASLDSNRPEKTLHKMAISLKDLSLITDSDSFFIVNNKKIKDSLDGIPVIRSWELKEAEDSKEFLNLVKERRDN is encoded by the coding sequence ATGGAAACTATGAATAGGAATCAAGTTATTCAAGAAATAAGTCAATTATTGAGTGGAGGAGGATTTGAAACTTCACAGGTCTATTATCAAAGTTGTTTTGATATGGCTGCTCGAAAAAAATTACTTTTAATTCTTTTAAAAGTGTTAGTTAATATTGATAGTGTTAATGAGGCACATGTTCAAGAAATAAGAAAGGTAGCTAGCACTTTCCTTGCATCTCCTCTTGTTGTGGGGGTTAAATCTAAAACACATAAGCTTGAGGAGGATGTTGTTTATGAAAGACATGGTCTTCCAGTTATTGGTATTGATACTCTTAAAAATATAATTTTATATGATGAATATCCTGAGTTTTTAGCTGATAGGGGAGGATATTATGTTAATATCAATGGAAACATTTTAAAAGAGTACCGTGATGAATACTCTCTTTCACTAAAGGATTTAGCTGATCTTGCTCATGTTTCAAGGGAAACTATTTATAAATATGAGAATGATATGGTTAGAGCTAATCCTGAAACAGCAATGATTCTTGAAGATATTTTAAATATGAAGATTACTGTTGACATTGATTTATTTAATATTAAATCTGATAAAACAGATTTTAATAAGATTAGCTCTGATAATTCAATAAATAATGAAAAAACAAAAGATTTAGCTAATTTAGGTTTTGGAGTTCTTGAAACTAAAAGCACACCTTTTGATGCATTAGCTATTGAAAAAGGAGTTAATGATTATTCAACAGAAGAAAATCCGCTTATAGCTAGTTTAGACAGTAATCGTCCTGAAAAAACTCTTCATAAGATGGCTATTAGTTTAAAAGATTTATCTTTGATAACTGATTCTGACTCTTTTTTCATTGTCAATAACAAGAAGATTAAGGATTCTTTAGATGGTATTCCTGTTATTAGGTCATGGGAATTAAAAGAAGCAGAGGATTCTAAAGAATTTTTGAATTTAGTTAAAGAAAGAAGAGATAATTAG
- a CDS encoding HIT family protein — protein sequence MKDSRVIKNIENNSTKNDSIKINSANNNLTENNSARDNSAKNNLTENNSAKNILAKNNSYKNSLAKNASIKNNSTESNLNNVISSEDYLDSDLCEDKICEFSIDSSYGDLIAETDYWEIFLAPSQRYLGTCVVSLKRRCEDLKDLYLEEWADFGKLVESMELANKKTFNADLFNWSCLKNSVFRNNNPKPHIHWHFIPRYKKPVVFEGLEFNDPDFGFFARAITKKISSKMRTDLIALIKENLDI from the coding sequence ATGAAAGATAGTAGGGTTATAAAAAACATTGAAAATAATTCAACTAAAAATGATTCAATTAAAATTAATTCAGCTAATAATAATTTAACTGAGAATAATTCAGCTAGGGATAATTCAGCTAAGAATAATTTAACTGAGAATAATTCAGCTAAGAATATTTTAGCTAAAAACAATTCATATAAAAATAGCTTAGCTAAAAATGCTTCAATTAAAAATAACTCAACTGAAAGTAATTTAAATAATGTTATTTCGTCTGAAGATTATTTAGATAGTGATTTATGTGAAGATAAAATATGTGAGTTTTCTATTGATAGTAGTTATGGAGATTTAATAGCTGAAACAGATTATTGGGAAATATTTTTAGCTCCTTCTCAAAGATACTTAGGAACTTGTGTTGTTAGCTTAAAAAGACGATGTGAAGATTTAAAAGATTTATATTTAGAAGAATGGGCTGATTTTGGAAAATTAGTTGAAAGTATGGAATTAGCTAATAAAAAAACTTTCAATGCGGATTTATTTAATTGGAGTTGTCTAAAAAATTCAGTTTTTAGAAATAATAATCCTAAACCTCATATTCATTGGCACTTTATTCCTAGATATAAAAAACCTGTTGTTTTTGAAGGTTTAGAATTTAATGATCCTGATTTTGGTTTCTTTGCAAGGGCAATTACTAAAAAAATTTCTTCTAAAATGAGAACTGATTTAATTGCGTTGATTAAGGAAAATTTGGACATTTAG
- a CDS encoding TIGR00266 family protein, with amino-acid sequence MEYEIKGGSFPMVICKLEKGETMKNEGGSMALMTSKIKMESSTGGGILKGLGRALAGDSIFLNFFTAEEDDQEIGFANSFPGKIIPIELDGNKTIIAQKSAYLASEKDVDINMHFRKKLGTGLFGGEGFILQKFSGVGIVFLEIDGEVVEYDLKEGEKLVIDQGHLAAMDESVDFDIQRVKGAKNIMFGGEGLFLGTLTGPGKVWVQTMPLSNFIEAIIPYIPRND; translated from the coding sequence ATGGAATATGAGATTAAAGGTGGATCTTTCCCAATGGTAATTTGTAAATTAGAAAAAGGAGAAACTATGAAAAATGAAGGAGGATCCATGGCACTAATGACATCAAAAATTAAGATGGAAAGTAGTACTGGAGGAGGAATCCTTAAAGGTCTTGGTAGAGCATTAGCAGGAGATTCTATTTTTTTAAATTTCTTTACAGCCGAAGAAGACGATCAAGAAATTGGTTTTGCAAATAGTTTTCCCGGAAAAATAATTCCAATAGAGTTAGATGGTAATAAAACAATAATTGCTCAAAAAAGTGCTTATCTAGCATCAGAAAAGGATGTTGATATTAATATGCATTTTAGAAAAAAATTAGGTACTGGACTGTTTGGAGGAGAAGGATTCATACTTCAAAAATTTTCAGGAGTTGGAATAGTCTTTTTAGAAATCGATGGAGAAGTTGTAGAATACGATTTAAAAGAAGGTGAAAAATTAGTTATAGATCAAGGTCACCTTGCTGCGATGGATGAATCTGTTGATTTTGATATACAAAGAGTTAAAGGTGCTAAAAATATCATGTTTGGAGGAGAAGGTCTTTTCTTAGGCACTTTAACTGGACCTGGAAAGGTTTGGGTACAAACAATGCCATTAAGCAATTTTATCGAAGCTATTATACCTTATATACCACGTAATGATTGA